CTCTCAGCGCTTTACCTCACCAGCACTCAATCCTCCCAATGAGTTTTACAGAGAAGTACCGCGAGATGACAAGTGGGTGAAAAGTTTGTTATGTGCTGCTCAAGATAATAGAACTGGTGGCTACGACGACGCTGATCCTAAATATAACGATGCAGTGAGGTACAAATACGCTGTTAGATCAGACCAACGTCCTAGTGATCTATGTCCTAAATCTTGATAAGTGGTCAGATCCCTGACTTCTTCAAGAAGTCGGGGATCTCGCAGCCCATCACTAGTTGCCTTTGATATAACCTATCTAAATTGCTGAATTATGATTGCTCACAAACAGCAACAAGCATCTTTATCTAGTCAATCAGGTTTCACCATCGTTGAATCATTGGTAGCTATTATAGTTGTTGCCATTTTACTGGCAGCCGTCGCACCTGTGATTGTCTTTTCTGTGGCAACACGGGTGCAAGCAAAGCGTATTGAAACAGCCACCGATGCTGCTAAAAACTACATAGATGGTCTTCGTTCTGGAATAATTACAGCACCTGCATCTCCGATTACAGGCACAATTGACGAATTTGCAATATCTAACTATGATCCTCCTGCTGTGGGAAGCTTAACCTGTACGGCAAATAGTTACTGTTCTTCACCAGCAGACAATTTGTATTGTGTCTCATTGGATGGCAAGAACTGTACCACCACTAATCCCAGCAACTTTGTAATTCAAGCGATTCGCTATAACAAAGGTACTGTAACTAGCGGCGGAAGCACCACCAATATTGTTGAGGCTGCAAAGGGGTATCAGTTGGGGATACGTGTTTATAGGGCAGATGGCTTTGCTGGTAGCATTCCTTTGAAAAAAACAAGAGCAACTCCTCCTAATACTGATCCTAATCCAAAACAACCAACTTTTGCAGCGGGATTAGGCGATCGCAAAACGCCATTAGTAGAGATTACTACAGAAGTCACCAAAGGAGTAAAATTCCGTGATTTGTGCGATCGTTTGAAACAACCTACTCCAACTCCCACTCCAACCCCTAGCTCTACTCCCACTGCTCAATCTCAGTGCTAAAAATCTGCAACTCTAAAAGGAAAACTCAGTATTATGAGTCCACTTAAATGGCTTTTAAGTAATCAGCTAAAACGCTCAAGAGTGAAACAAACAAACGGTGGTTTTACCCTCATTGAGTTACTGGTAGGTATCATTTTAGCTTTTTTGGTCATCACTCCTTTGATGGGATTTATGATCAGCATCATGGATAGCG
Above is a window of Nostoc sp. UHCC 0702 DNA encoding:
- the hpsB gene encoding hormogonium polysaccharide secretion pseudopilin HpsB, yielding MIAHKQQQASLSSQSGFTIVESLVAIIVVAILLAAVAPVIVFSVATRVQAKRIETATDAAKNYIDGLRSGIITAPASPITGTIDEFAISNYDPPAVGSLTCTANSYCSSPADNLYCVSLDGKNCTTTNPSNFVIQAIRYNKGTVTSGGSTTNIVEAAKGYQLGIRVYRADGFAGSIPLKKTRATPPNTDPNPKQPTFAAGLGDRKTPLVEITTEVTKGVKFRDLCDRLKQPTPTPTPTPSSTPTAQSQC